From Nilaparvata lugens isolate BPH chromosome 7, ASM1435652v1, whole genome shotgun sequence, one genomic window encodes:
- the LOC111059784 gene encoding malonyl-CoA decarboxylase, mitochondrial isoform X2, translating to MTTVNVYSQAQRLIKRLLKKLLKEVLSYQDGNLSSWLVEKKIKILCANYRFLLKPHKNSFLKTLAGSYAVDHESISKTASQMAELEIGGRHMIKVEEKLKTLLTPQYSWLFKHMGRLEKGVKFLVDMRTDVLDLLSELDPQCHDHIMLQQLNSNLRELLSLWFSVGFLNLERVTWKSPCLMLQKISEYEAVHPVRNWADLKQRVGAYRRCFVFTHKSMPDEPIVVLHTALSDEISASTREIVAAHSRMSVDIQMMSVTAADTVEDPSCVKAAIFYSITSTQKGLQGIELGNYLIKRVVCELQAEFPLVSQFSSLSPIPMFKNWLLDKIKGAEKGDQDNIVNSDVWQPVHEHLNCDWLELRKQLVTNSWHQDAQLIQLLRTPLLVSCAHYLYVEKRRGYAFDSVANFHLKNGAVMWRLNWLADLTPRGLSNSCGMMVNYRYFLDDTESNSRNYLENKKINATEQFIDLISKSAKSKI from the exons ATGACAACAGTCAACGTTTACAGCCAAGCACAGAGGCTGATCAAGAGGCTGCTAAAAAAACTCTTAAAAGAGGTATTGTCTTATCAGGATGGAAACCTGAGCAGTTGGCTTGTCGAG aaaaaaatcaaaatactgTGTGCAAACTACAGATTTCTGCTGAAACCTCACAAAAACAGCTTTCTGAAAACACTTGCAGGCAGCTATGCCGTTGATCATGAGTCTATCAGTAAAACTGCTTCACAAATG GCAGAACTAGAAATCGGAGGCAGACATATGATAAAAGTTGAAGAAAAGCTGAAAACTCTGCTCACACCTCAGTATTCCTGGCTTTTCAAACACATGGGACGTTTAGAGAAAGGAGTCAAGTTCCTAGTTGACATGCGAACCGATGTGCTG GATTTGCTAAGTGAATTGGACCCTCAGTGCCACGACCACATAATGTTGCAGCAACTCAATAGTAATTTGAGAGAACTGTTGTCACTGTGGTTTTCTGTTGGATTTCTGAATTTGGAACGTGTGACCTGGAAGTCTCCCTGTCTCATGCTTCAAAAG ataTCGGAATACGAGGCGGTGCACCCAGTCCGAAACTGGGCCGATTTGAAGCAGCGCGTAGGTGCCTACAG ACGATGCTTTGTGTTCACACACAAGAGCATGCCAGATGAGCCGATAGTGGTGTTGCATACGGCACTCAGTGACGAGATATCGGCCAGCACCAGGGAGATTGTCGCTGCTCACTCAAGGATGTCAG TTGACATTCAAATGATGAGTGTCACCGCTGCTGATACTGTTGAAGACCCTTCCTGTGTGAAAGCCGCCATTTTCTATTCCATCACTTCCACTCAAAAGGGACTTCAG GGAATTGAACTGGGAAATTACCTGATCAAAAGAGTTGTGTGTGAACTGCAAGCTGAGTTTCCGCTTGTCTCACAGTTTTCCAGTTTATCACCGATACCAATGTTCAAGAACTGGCTACTGGATAAAATTAAAGGTGCTGAGAAAG GTGACCAAGACAACATAGTGAACTCAGACGTGTGGCAACCGGTTCACGAGCATCTCAACTGTGATTGGCTGGAACTGCGTAAACAGCTGGTGACCAACAGCTGGCACCAGGATGCCCAGCTGATTCAGCTGTTGAGGACACCGTTGCTCGTCAGCTGTGCGCACTATCTCTACGTTGAGAAGCGGCGGGGATACGCCTTCGACAGTGTCG ctAATTTCCATTTGAAGAACGGCGCAGTTATGTGGAGATTGAATTGGCTAGCTGATCTGACTCCAAGAGGTCTTTCAAATTCTTGCGGCATGATGGTCAACTACAG ATATTTCTTGGACGACACCGAATCGAATAGCAGAAATTATCTGGAGAACAAGAAAATAAATGCTACTGAACAATTTATCGATCTGATAAGCAAAAGTGCAAAATCTAAAATATGA
- the LOC111059784 gene encoding malonyl-CoA decarboxylase, mitochondrial isoform X1, giving the protein MTTVNVYSQAQRLIKRLLKKLLKEVLSYQDGNLSSWLVEKKIKILCANYRFLLKPHKNSFLKTLAGSYAVDHESISKTASQMAELEIGGRHMIKVEEKLKTLLTPQYSWLFKHMGRLEKGVKFLVDMRTDVLDLLSELDPQCHDHIMLQQLNSNLRELLSLWFSVGFLNLERVTWKSPCLMLQKISEYEAVHPVRNWADLKQRVGAYSRRCFVFTHKSMPDEPIVVLHTALSDEISASTREIVAAHSRMSVDIQMMSVTAADTVEDPSCVKAAIFYSITSTQKGLQGIELGNYLIKRVVCELQAEFPLVSQFSSLSPIPMFKNWLLDKIKGAEKGDQDNIVNSDVWQPVHEHLNCDWLELRKQLVTNSWHQDAQLIQLLRTPLLVSCAHYLYVEKRRGYAFDSVANFHLKNGAVMWRLNWLADLTPRGLSNSCGMMVNYRYFLDDTESNSRNYLENKKINATEQFIDLISKSAKSKI; this is encoded by the exons ATGACAACAGTCAACGTTTACAGCCAAGCACAGAGGCTGATCAAGAGGCTGCTAAAAAAACTCTTAAAAGAGGTATTGTCTTATCAGGATGGAAACCTGAGCAGTTGGCTTGTCGAG aaaaaaatcaaaatactgTGTGCAAACTACAGATTTCTGCTGAAACCTCACAAAAACAGCTTTCTGAAAACACTTGCAGGCAGCTATGCCGTTGATCATGAGTCTATCAGTAAAACTGCTTCACAAATG GCAGAACTAGAAATCGGAGGCAGACATATGATAAAAGTTGAAGAAAAGCTGAAAACTCTGCTCACACCTCAGTATTCCTGGCTTTTCAAACACATGGGACGTTTAGAGAAAGGAGTCAAGTTCCTAGTTGACATGCGAACCGATGTGCTG GATTTGCTAAGTGAATTGGACCCTCAGTGCCACGACCACATAATGTTGCAGCAACTCAATAGTAATTTGAGAGAACTGTTGTCACTGTGGTTTTCTGTTGGATTTCTGAATTTGGAACGTGTGACCTGGAAGTCTCCCTGTCTCATGCTTCAAAAG ataTCGGAATACGAGGCGGTGCACCCAGTCCGAAACTGGGCCGATTTGAAGCAGCGCGTAGGTGCCTACAG CAGACGATGCTTTGTGTTCACACACAAGAGCATGCCAGATGAGCCGATAGTGGTGTTGCATACGGCACTCAGTGACGAGATATCGGCCAGCACCAGGGAGATTGTCGCTGCTCACTCAAGGATGTCAG TTGACATTCAAATGATGAGTGTCACCGCTGCTGATACTGTTGAAGACCCTTCCTGTGTGAAAGCCGCCATTTTCTATTCCATCACTTCCACTCAAAAGGGACTTCAG GGAATTGAACTGGGAAATTACCTGATCAAAAGAGTTGTGTGTGAACTGCAAGCTGAGTTTCCGCTTGTCTCACAGTTTTCCAGTTTATCACCGATACCAATGTTCAAGAACTGGCTACTGGATAAAATTAAAGGTGCTGAGAAAG GTGACCAAGACAACATAGTGAACTCAGACGTGTGGCAACCGGTTCACGAGCATCTCAACTGTGATTGGCTGGAACTGCGTAAACAGCTGGTGACCAACAGCTGGCACCAGGATGCCCAGCTGATTCAGCTGTTGAGGACACCGTTGCTCGTCAGCTGTGCGCACTATCTCTACGTTGAGAAGCGGCGGGGATACGCCTTCGACAGTGTCG ctAATTTCCATTTGAAGAACGGCGCAGTTATGTGGAGATTGAATTGGCTAGCTGATCTGACTCCAAGAGGTCTTTCAAATTCTTGCGGCATGATGGTCAACTACAG ATATTTCTTGGACGACACCGAATCGAATAGCAGAAATTATCTGGAGAACAAGAAAATAAATGCTACTGAACAATTTATCGATCTGATAAGCAAAAGTGCAAAATCTAAAATATGA